GTATTACTAACTCAATCCTAATTTAGCATGAGGGCTGAGAATCCTACGACTACAACTCGCGCGTTCCTTTGCGCCGTTCTAGTGTAATTGTTTTGTCTGAAACTTGTACCATTTCTATTTCCCCCTAATTATAGTGATTCCAAATAAAAAACAGCAACCTAAAAGTAGTGGGAGCATCTTGCTCCCTAGTAGCAGCCAAGATGGCTGCACTACGGAACTGAATTGGAACGACTATATTAGCGTTTCTATTTCTAAGGATAGAAAAAATTGATCGCATTGGCGAATATTCGTTACAAAAGAATTAGGGATGTTTTTCGCTACATCATTTTCCTTTCTGCTGTTAACTAAATTTTCTTCCAAGATTAATTATGGCTACCAATAACCCTCTCCGAATTGTATCTCTATTACCCAGTGCAACAGAAACAGTTGCTGCTTTAGGCTTGACAGATTATTTAGTGGGACGTTCCCACGAATGCGATTATCCGCCAGAAGTCAAATCTTTACCAGTTTGCACCGAAGCCCGTTTAAATTCTCAAAAAAATAGTGGGGAAATTGATCAAGATGTTCAAAAATTAATGCAGTCGGCATTGAGTATTTATGAGCTTAAAACCGATGTTTTAGAAGAACTTAAACCCACTCATATTATTACTCAAGATCAATGTGATGCTTGCGCCGTAAGTATGGCACAAGTACAGGAAGCAACATCACAGCTAGTATCTAGCCAGCCCAAAATTATTTCTTTACAAGGGAATGTTTTAACAGAAATTTGGGCAGATATGAAAAAGGTGGCTGATGAGATTGGAATTGATTCTAAACAGGCTTTGGCGGATTTACAAGCGCGAGTTGATGCTTGTACTCGCATTAGCGATGAAATTCCAACAGAAAATCGCCCCCGAGTGGCTTCGATTGAATGGATTGATCCGTTGATGTCGGGAGGAAACTGGATTCCTGAGTTGATTAAATTAGCAGGGGGGAATCCTGTCTTAGATGAAACCGGAGCGCGATCGCACTATCTACAATGGCAAGATTTAATTAACGCTGATCCTGACTATATCATCATTACTCCCTGTGGCTTTGACTTAGAACGAACTCGCCAAGAAGCGGAAACGTTAATGACTAATTCTGATTGGCAAAATTTAAAAGCAGTAAAAAATAATCAAGTTTATATTACTGATGGCAATGCCTATTTTAATCGTCCTGGCCCCCGTTTAGTAGATTCTTTAGAGATATTAGCAGAAATTCTTTATCCCCAACAGTTTTCTTATGGCTATGAAGGGAAGGCTTGGGAACATCAAAGAAGTGCCATTTCTACAGCCTCTGCTTAAAACATAGCGTTTTTTAGTCATTGGTCATTAGTCATTAGTCATTGGTCATTGGCTTACAACCAACAAAGGACAAAATGAAAGTAAAAACTGCTATAGTGATGCTGTCTTTTATCA
This window of the Euhalothece natronophila Z-M001 genome carries:
- a CDS encoding cobalamin-binding protein is translated as MATNNPLRIVSLLPSATETVAALGLTDYLVGRSHECDYPPEVKSLPVCTEARLNSQKNSGEIDQDVQKLMQSALSIYELKTDVLEELKPTHIITQDQCDACAVSMAQVQEATSQLVSSQPKIISLQGNVLTEIWADMKKVADEIGIDSKQALADLQARVDACTRISDEIPTENRPRVASIEWIDPLMSGGNWIPELIKLAGGNPVLDETGARSHYLQWQDLINADPDYIIITPCGFDLERTRQEAETLMTNSDWQNLKAVKNNQVYITDGNAYFNRPGPRLVDSLEILAEILYPQQFSYGYEGKAWEHQRSAISTASA